One Elaeis guineensis isolate ETL-2024a chromosome 10, EG11, whole genome shotgun sequence genomic window carries:
- the LOC105052796 gene encoding phosphatidylinositol 4-phosphate 5-kinase 4-like isoform X3 has product MFKDIQRIKAWESTVRKTEQQPPARRRSLIFPPLSVAPTADDPATPQSCDNASLDVPVHHAERLLPNGDFYTGQWHNNLPHGTGKYLWTDGCMYEGEWRRGKTMGKGKFSWPSGATYEGAFKSGFMDGFGTYTGSLGDTYRGHWCMNLKHGKGKKSYANGDYYDGEWRSGLQDGHGRYIWKNGNEYVGEWRAGVIHGRGTIVWINGNRYDGGWEDGFPKGNGSFHWADGGLYVGHWSNENGAIQQKGVYYPSPAASSPTPRDPHAAFAAGLGDCKVFPGETVSILPSQKTLNWSGIEENFLHNQAVCGQSKSGDGRPRRRASADKVGTGDTPRRTNEHNNAITGGGNWESGGDYGCDGEEGSVTRGRGAESEGVDGLQLERTESRGNGRWLPIKWPPAEVKRQGETISKGHKNYELMLNLQLGIRHAVGRPAQPSSLDLKSSAFDPKEKVWTRFPPEGTKHTPPHQSCDFKWKDYCPLVFRTLRKLFKVDPGDYMISICGNDALRELSSPGKSGSFFYLTNDDKYMIKTMKKSEVKVLLRMLPAYYNHVRAFEDTLVTKFFGLHCVKVTGATQRKVRTTC; this is encoded by the exons ATGTTCAAGGACATCCAACGCATCAAGGCGTGGGAGTCCACCGTCCGAAAGACGGAGCAGCAGCCGCCGGCGCGGCGGCGCAGCCTTATCTTCCCCCCATTGTCGGTCGCCCCCACCGCCGACGACCCCGCCACCCCCCAGTCCTGCGACAACGCCTCCCTCGACGTCCCCGTCCACCACGCCGAGCGCCTCCTCCCCAACGGCGACTTCTATACGGGCCAGTGGCACAACAACCTCCCCCACGGCACCGGCAAATACCTCTGGACCGATGGGTGCATGTACGAGGGCGAGTGGCGCCGCGGGAAAACCATGGGCAAAGGCAAGTTCAGCTGGCCCTCCGGCGCCACCTACGAGGGTGCGTTCAAGTCCGGATTCATGGACGGGTTCGGCACCTACACCGGCTCTCTCGGGGACACCTACCGCGGCCATTGGTGTATGAACCTTAAGCACGGGAAGGGCAAGAAGTCGTACGCCAACGGCGACTACTACGACGGCGAGTGGCGCTCCGGCCTCCAGGACGGCCACGGCCGCTACATCTGGAAGAACGGCAACGAGTACGTCGGCGAGTGGCGCGCCGGTGTCATCCACGGCCGCGGCACCATCGTCTGGATCAACGGCAACCGGTACGACGGCGGCTGGGAGGACGGCTTCCCCAAGGGCAATGGCAGCTTCCACTGGGCCGACGGCGGCCTCTATGTCGGCCATTGGAGCAACGAGAATGGAGCCATCCAGCAGAAGGGTGTCTACTACCCGTCGCCGGCGGCGAGCTCGCCGACGCCCAGGGATCCCCATGCGGCATTCGCTGCCGGTCTCGGCGACTGCAAGGTCTTCCCTGGGGAGACCGTGTCCATCCTCCCGTCGCAGAAGACGCTGAACTGGTCGGGAATCGAGGAGAATTTCCTCCACAACCAGGCGGTGTGTGGGCAGTCCAAGTCCGGTGACGGCCGGCCGCGAAGGCGGGCATCGGCCGACAAAGTCGGGACCGGAGATACACCGAGGAGGACTAATGAGCACAACAATGCCATTACTGGTGGCGGCAATTGGGAGTCGGGCGGGGATTATGGTTGTGATGGTGAGGAAGGAAGCGTGACCAGGGGAAGAGGGGCAGAGAGCGAGGGGGTTGATGGGCTTCAGCTGGAGCGGACTGAGTCTAGAGGGAATGGAAGGTGGCTGCCGATAAAGTGGCCGCCGGCGGAGGTAAAGAGGCAGGGAGAGACTATCTCCAAAGGGCACAAGAATTATGAGCTCATGCTCAATCTCCAACTTGGGATCAG ACATGCAGTAGGAAGGCCAGCTCAACCTTCCTCgcttgatctgaaatcatctgccTTTGACCCAAAGGAAAAAGTATGGACAAGATTTCCTCCTGAAGGAACAAAACATACACCTCCACACCAGTCTTGTGATTTTAAGTGGAAGGACTACTGCCCATTGGTTTTCAG GACACTGCGCAAACTGTTTAAGGTTGATCCAGGTGATTATATGATCTCTATCTGTGGAAATGATGCCCTTCGGGAACTCTCATCTCCTGGGAAAAGTGGAAGCTTCTTTTACCTAACCAATGATGATAAATACATGATAAAGACTATGAAGAAATCAGAAGTAAAA GTGCTTCTGAGGATGCTCCCAGCCTATTATAACCATGTCCGGGCTTTTGAGGATACTCTAGTTACCAAGTTTTTTGGACTGCATTGTGTCAAAGTTACTGGGGCTACTCAGAGGAAGGTTAGAACAACATGTTGA
- the LOC105052796 gene encoding phosphatidylinositol 4-phosphate 5-kinase 4-like isoform X6, whose product MFKDIQRIKAWESTVRKTEQQPPARRRSLIFPPLSVAPTADDPATPQSCDNASLDVPVHHAERLLPNGDFYTGQWHNNLPHGTGKYLWTDGCMYEGEWRRGKTMGKGKFSWPSGATYEGAFKSGFMDGFGTYTGSLGDTYRGHWCMNLKHGKGKKSYANGDYYDGEWRSGLQDGHGRYIWKNGNEYVGEWRAGVIHGRGTIVWINGNRYDGGWEDGFPKGNGSFHWADGGLYVGHWSNENGAIQQKGVYYPSPAASSPTPRDPHAAFAAGLGDCKVFPGETVSILPSQKTLNWSGIEENFLHNQAVCGQSKSGDGRPRRRASADKVGTGDTPRRTNEHNNAITGGGNWESGGDYGCDGEEGSVTRGRGAESEGVDGLQLERTESRGNGRWLPIKWPPAEVKRQGETISKGHKNYELMLNLQLGIRHAVGRPAQPSSLDLKSSAFDPKEKVWTRFPPEGTKHTPPHQSCDFKWKDYCPLVFRTLRKLFKVDPGDYMISICGNDALRELSSPGKSGSFFYLTNDDKYMIKTMKKSEVKVLLRMLPAYYNHVRAFEDTLVTKFFGLHCVKVTGATQRKVRFVIMGNLFCTKYAIHRRFDLKGSSHGRTTDKPEENIDANTTLKDLDLNFIFRLQKSWFQDFHRQVDQDCELLEQERIMDYSLLVGVHFREVSQDKLPTEGQFQTQTTHKFPCNFSARRLKNSIYFGYRWAAIKLGANMPARVERIKRNDVESLLIGEPTGEFYDVILFFGIIDILQDYDISKKLEHAYKSIQYDPTSISAVDPKQYAKRFRDFIFRVFTENN is encoded by the exons ATGTTCAAGGACATCCAACGCATCAAGGCGTGGGAGTCCACCGTCCGAAAGACGGAGCAGCAGCCGCCGGCGCGGCGGCGCAGCCTTATCTTCCCCCCATTGTCGGTCGCCCCCACCGCCGACGACCCCGCCACCCCCCAGTCCTGCGACAACGCCTCCCTCGACGTCCCCGTCCACCACGCCGAGCGCCTCCTCCCCAACGGCGACTTCTATACGGGCCAGTGGCACAACAACCTCCCCCACGGCACCGGCAAATACCTCTGGACCGATGGGTGCATGTACGAGGGCGAGTGGCGCCGCGGGAAAACCATGGGCAAAGGCAAGTTCAGCTGGCCCTCCGGCGCCACCTACGAGGGTGCGTTCAAGTCCGGATTCATGGACGGGTTCGGCACCTACACCGGCTCTCTCGGGGACACCTACCGCGGCCATTGGTGTATGAACCTTAAGCACGGGAAGGGCAAGAAGTCGTACGCCAACGGCGACTACTACGACGGCGAGTGGCGCTCCGGCCTCCAGGACGGCCACGGCCGCTACATCTGGAAGAACGGCAACGAGTACGTCGGCGAGTGGCGCGCCGGTGTCATCCACGGCCGCGGCACCATCGTCTGGATCAACGGCAACCGGTACGACGGCGGCTGGGAGGACGGCTTCCCCAAGGGCAATGGCAGCTTCCACTGGGCCGACGGCGGCCTCTATGTCGGCCATTGGAGCAACGAGAATGGAGCCATCCAGCAGAAGGGTGTCTACTACCCGTCGCCGGCGGCGAGCTCGCCGACGCCCAGGGATCCCCATGCGGCATTCGCTGCCGGTCTCGGCGACTGCAAGGTCTTCCCTGGGGAGACCGTGTCCATCCTCCCGTCGCAGAAGACGCTGAACTGGTCGGGAATCGAGGAGAATTTCCTCCACAACCAGGCGGTGTGTGGGCAGTCCAAGTCCGGTGACGGCCGGCCGCGAAGGCGGGCATCGGCCGACAAAGTCGGGACCGGAGATACACCGAGGAGGACTAATGAGCACAACAATGCCATTACTGGTGGCGGCAATTGGGAGTCGGGCGGGGATTATGGTTGTGATGGTGAGGAAGGAAGCGTGACCAGGGGAAGAGGGGCAGAGAGCGAGGGGGTTGATGGGCTTCAGCTGGAGCGGACTGAGTCTAGAGGGAATGGAAGGTGGCTGCCGATAAAGTGGCCGCCGGCGGAGGTAAAGAGGCAGGGAGAGACTATCTCCAAAGGGCACAAGAATTATGAGCTCATGCTCAATCTCCAACTTGGGATCAG ACATGCAGTAGGAAGGCCAGCTCAACCTTCCTCgcttgatctgaaatcatctgccTTTGACCCAAAGGAAAAAGTATGGACAAGATTTCCTCCTGAAGGAACAAAACATACACCTCCACACCAGTCTTGTGATTTTAAGTGGAAGGACTACTGCCCATTGGTTTTCAG GACACTGCGCAAACTGTTTAAGGTTGATCCAGGTGATTATATGATCTCTATCTGTGGAAATGATGCCCTTCGGGAACTCTCATCTCCTGGGAAAAGTGGAAGCTTCTTTTACCTAACCAATGATGATAAATACATGATAAAGACTATGAAGAAATCAGAAGTAAAA GTGCTTCTGAGGATGCTCCCAGCCTATTATAACCATGTCCGGGCTTTTGAGGATACTCTAGTTACCAAGTTTTTTGGACTGCATTGTGTCAAAGTTACTGGGGCTACTCAGAGGAAG GTTCGCTTTGTTATTATGGGAAATCTCTTCTGCACCAAGTATGCAATTCATAGGCGTTTCGATCTCAAAGGGTCTTCCCATGGCCGTACAACTGATAAGCCTGAGGAAAATATCGATGCAAACACTACTTTGAAAGACCTGGACCTTAATTTTATATTCCGACTGCAAAAATCTTGGTTTCAGGATTTCCACAG GCAAGTAGATCAAGACTGTGAGCTTCTTGAGCAGGAAAGGATTATGGATTATAGTCTTCTCGTGGGCGTTCATTTTAGAGAAGTGTCCCAAGATAAGCTCCCAACTGAAGGACAATTTCAAACTCAAACAACACATAAATTTCCTTGTAATTTTTCAGCTAGGAGGCTGAAGAATTCCATTTATTTTGGTTACAG GTGGGCTGCAATCAAACTTGGTGCAAACATGCCTGCTAGGGTCGAACGAATAAAGAGGAATGATGTTGAATCCCTGCTGATTGGGGAACCAACAGGAGagttttatgatgtaatattgttCTTTGGCATCATTGACATTCTCCAAGACTATGACATTAGCAAAAAGCTCGAACATGCCTACAAGTCCATCCAGTATGATCCAACATCAATATCAGCTGTTGATCCGAAGCAATATGCAAAGCGCTTTCGTGACTTCATATTCAGGGTATTCACAGAAAACAACTAA